The following proteins are co-located in the Neodiprion virginianus isolate iyNeoVirg1 chromosome 6, iyNeoVirg1.1, whole genome shotgun sequence genome:
- the LOC124307318 gene encoding uncharacterized protein LOC124307318 isoform X1 gives MDMEKVLMELKESKKDGSLQIFRKLITCGTTPICKLKERVPDKQAMWQPVLMELLEILANNRDYGKEQILLIPHAFLVLLYEQYDIDEFKRVLQSYLQLDKNPLHSFNTDYDIQDIDLFKLLITHGYLQVNRKSIYAGEICKLPFEVLYKNCTRYTKYTYLAYKVLYAWLQRASKTDFWEKNDFIFEKKLEIIIFSNWNNSIKEVSKQNSTSIFNQYLRIMNQKYEGFLQFLFKDCLDNISWLNETKYVILSEVFDVWDNVNVMVQGDFILCTFTCLTKNYLRSSGTRLYNIISTKLGETQWKNAFGYPISHMVRQWESGSQKNDQALHWLCTQWLEPTVKKNPTLLSFLWDLSKNAHNILFRSHLERIFSQTRKLQEAGTVHTLIDHCDEYLRLNSFAIHCQKLICFKNENVENHFFVIKHFLFYNANSNSTFLRRGIIKYFKIFLFNLLKSCTTQQHYNVEVFSIFYWLHRFFLDCFEIGSCYQRKVLGIKLYETILFYMNEREISNELSNDPRHRDELRNGFKMKQQLEKFGEWTFTNKMSLLWLLKLILDPATDVKEISAKIILEHFQKSSLNDSELKIIFDTAIMKCNSSKFYETESGSMLIKILSKWLPFHEITAIKLESMSHERCEFYKSLTMHTKYTEYLLHEAHKQLADIKRDILRAAMQNSPFHGTLTAILNVGFQNDLETELMTPEFAENLLELLEDAVHFLLSLLSSKSSNHDFSSSFAEMGLAIDTTVKDSEISDDYDDTILSPAHQLVITCIWISLKASCELATEIGMLTYSYKTVERSASVITFVLTKCRHKGAIEAAGVAIGHLTRKLVNVKGYSNLPEEWLTNLISGHKNNPNLTRRSAGLAIMFHRIVANDNRHGKPLVHTTIRSLLNLLEGTQEVPGNFQRNSNCTTSKEDKNEVYQDLPRAKHLHFIQRLVSDSDLHAQIVPYLERITMECFKNLHSQVWTVRNASLQLFGAIVPRISGPCNGSQTLDFGNGYSVDHFITHYPELANHVLSELKNAASWDNNLDNTLKSHSATIPSIILLSRMSVGGSDLVDYSSKTYISSVKQNLKLLFRSPIANVRILAAKAYAALVTLPQISWECLKLKQVVQNIHHPNDLHGYMYAIKYVSDKLQMESKSVNPHCSTNKPDTYYRPQHSLQSKINCPADYLSIQHSQNTLSEHTVSKNAAKSLSRISAIKKSWNDLYYGKMKINLCYVVEAMSLVAFENLESYDDIFLFNEIGQDVDPVLKSESNKPGFSEFIATSTRLYVQHVNRTRNIDHEKLVKILKSQCTDQSVTLLDNLKYDVPVQDIVLNNILQVFPDCNEALLDAMIRYLSESIRNSAIFSTTPVGIGDKSAVLCFSQLSLHNYEIKRKVHQLKQKIKEDRKYWKLELFCHILINTLDFDSVAINDLELYCFAKSVDSDENLRKIAIDCTSCLLLHFPRIENSNKLKILRLYLNLLKDEISDIRELARSSFVNFFDSNFAAQSIPPFSETLYYKILDEIIMNKTRHATFSIMEIVDFFLDCLTFINCPKDFKVLVESPFDHEDHATSAEETKLLNIIHFSISHIQKNQSVDNLHIGENIIITDSFNVIRAKNDIQSEGSPEYSDLKTILDLNYSDCMITKRNLVLKSCNSIIESVKS, from the exons aaATTGATAACTTGTGGAACAACTCCAATTTGTAAGCTGAAAGAAAGGGTACCAGATAAACAAGCCATGTGGCAGCCAGTTTTAATGgaattattggaaattttgGCAAATAATCGGGACTACGGCAAAGAGCAAATTTTACTTATCCCTCACGCGTTTTTAGTGCTGCTTTATGAGCAATATGATATTGATGAATTCAAAAGGGTTTTGCAAAGTTATTTGCAGTTGGACAAGAATCCCTTACATTCCTTCAATACAGATTATGACATTCAAGACATAGATTTGTTCAAATTGCTAATTACCCATGGATACTTGCAAGTCAATCGGAAGTCGATTTACGCTGGAGAGATATGTAAATTACCATTCGAAGtgttatataaaaattgtacacgatatacaaaatatacataccTTGCTTACAAGGTATTATACGCATGGCTTCAGAGAGCATCAAAGACTGATTTTTGGGAGAAGAATGATTTTatctttgagaaaaaattagaaatcatCATCTTCTCCAATTGGAATAACTCGATAAAAGAAGTCAGCAAACAAAATTCTACCTCAATCTTCAATCAATATTTAAGAATAATGAACCAAAAGTACGAAGGATTCCTGCAGTTTCTATTTAAAGATTGCCTTGATAATATATCTTGGCTAAATGAGACTAAGTATGTCATTTTATCTGAGGTATTCGATGTATGGGACAATGTTAACGTAATGGTCCAAGGAGATTTTATCTTATGTACGTTTACATGcttgacaaaaaattatttgcgcAGTTCTGGTACTAGACTGTATAACATAATCTCAACTAAACTTGGTGAAACGCAATGGAAAAACGCTTTTGGATATCCCATCAGCCATATGGTTCGTCAATGGGAATCTGGGTCACA aaaaaatgaTCAAGCTCTTCATTGGCTTTGTACTCAATGGCTTGAGCCTACAGTTAAAAAGAACCCTACGCTCTTATCATTTCTGTGGGATCTGAGCAAAAACGCGCATAATATTCTCTTTCGCTCACATctggaaagaattttttctcaaacacgTAAACTACAAGAAGCTGGAACTGTACACACTTTAATCGATCATTGCGATGAATACTTGAGATTGAACAGCTTTGCAATACACTGCCAAAAGCtcatttgttttaaaaatgagAATGTGGAAAATCATTTCTTCGTCATAAAGCATTTCTTGTTCTATAACGCCAATTCTAATTCAACGTTTTTGAGACGTGGTATcatcaaatattttaaaatttttttgttcaacttaTTGAAATCTTGTACTACTCAGCAACATTACAATGTTGaagtattttctattttttattggTTACACCGATTTTTTCTGGATTGTTTTGAGATCGGTTCGTGTTATCAACGGAAAGTGTTGGGAATAAAGTTAtacgaaacaattttattttatatgaaCGAGAGAGAAATAAGCAATGAATTGAGCAACGATCCTCGACATAGAGATGAGCTGAGAAATGGGTTCAAAATGAAACAACAATTGGAAAAGTTCGGCGAATGGACctttacaaataaaatgagTCTGTTGTGGCTGCTTAAACTGATATTGGACCCTGCAACTGATGTTAAAGAAATTTCTGCCAAAATTATTTTAGAACATTTCCAAAAGAGTTCTTTAAATGATTCTGAGTTAAAG atAATATTTGATACAGCAATAATGAAGTGTAACTCGTCTAAGTTCTATGAAACTGAAAGTGGATCAATGCTTATTAAAATACTTTCAAAGTGGCTTCCATTTCATGAAATAACTGCGATAAAATTAGAATCTATGTCGCATGAACGTTGTGAATTTTACAAGTCGTTAACAATGCACACGAAATACACAGAATATCTTTTACACGAAGCTCATAAGCAACTGGCTGACATAAAACGAGATATTCTAAGAGCTGCAATGCAAAATTCACCTTTTCATGGTACTTTAACGGCGATATTGAATGTTGGCTTCCAAAATGACTTAGAAACAGAGTTGATGACCCCAGAGTTTGCGGAAAACTTATTGGAACTTTTGGAAGATGCTGTGCACTTTTTACTATCGTTACTGTCTTCAAAATCAAGTAACCATG ATTTTTCGTCTTCTTTCGCAGAAATGGGATTAGCAATTGACACAACTGTAAAAGACAGTGAAATTTCTGATGACTATGATGATACCATCCTTTCACCAGCGCATCAATTGGTTATTACTTGCATTTGGATATCGCTGAAG GCATCGTGTGAACTAGCTACCGAAATCGGGATGTTAACGTACTCATACAAGACAGTCGAACGTTCTGCAAGTGTGATTACTTTCGTACTAACGAAATGTCGTCATAAAGGTGCCATCGAAGCTGCCGGTGTAGCAATCGGCCATTTAACTAG AAAATTAGTGAACGTCAAAGGATACAGTAATCTACCAGAAGAATGGCTGACTAATTTAATATCTGGTCATAAGAATAATCCAAATTTAACAAGACGGAGCGCCGGTTTAGCGATAATGTTTCATCGAATTGTCGCAAATGATAATAGGCATGGCAAACCATTGGTACACACTACGATCAGAAGTTTACTAAATTTGTTAGAGGGAACACAGGAGGTTCCaggaaattttcaacgaaactcAAATTGTACTACATCAAAGGAGGATAAAAACGAGGTTTATCAAGACCTACCACGCGCAAAACACTTGCATTTCATTCAGAGACTAGTTTCCGACAGCGATTTGCATGCTCAAATTGTTCCCTACTTGGAGAGAATCACTATGgaatgtttcaaaaatcttcATTCTCAAGTATGGACTGTTCG gAATGCCAGTCTTCAATTATTTGGCGCAATAGTTCCGAGGATATCTGGCCCGTGTAATGGGAGTCAAACGTTAGACTTTGGAAATGGTTACTCAGTGGATCATTTTATCACCCACTATCCAGAGTTGGCAAATCATGTACTATCGGAGTTGAAAAATGCTGCTTCCTGGGACAATAATTTGGACAATACATTGAAGAGTCATTCAGCAACTATACCGAGCATAATTCTTTTGTCTAGAATGTCTGTGGGTGGATCTGACTTGGTAgattattcatcaaaaacataCATTTCTAGTGTGAAGCAGAATCTGAAATTACTGTTCCGTAGTCCGATTGCTAATGTAAGAATCCTAGCAGCTAAAGCTTATGCCGCACTAGTTACATTACCTCAGATAAGTTGGGAATGCCTTAAGTTGAAACAGGTTGTACAAAACATTCATCATCCAAATGATCTTCATGGCTACATGTATGCAATAAAATACGTGAGCGACAAATTGCAGATGGAAAGCAAAAGTGTTAATCCACACTGTAGTACTAACAAGCCTGATACTTATTATCGACCGCAGCATTCTCTACAATCTAAGATAAATTGTCCAGCTGATTATCTCTCAATTCAACATTCGCAAAACACTTTGTCTGAACATACAGTATCAAAAAATGCAGCAAAGAGTTTGTCACGAATTTCTGCAATAAAGAAATCCTGGAATGATCTGTACTatggtaaaatgaaaataaacttaTGCTATGTCGTTGAAGCAATGTCTTTAGTggcatttgaaaatttagaaagttacgatgacatttttttattcaatgaaaTTGGACAAGATGTAGATCCTGTTTTAAAATCAGAAAGCAATAAACCAGGATTTAGTGAATTTATTGCCACATCAACTCGACTCTATGTACAACATGTGAATCGTACTCGTAACATCGACCATGAAAAATTAGTTAAAATTCTCAAATCTCAGTGCACTGATCAGAGCGTGACTCTTTTGGACAACTTGAAATACGACGTACCCGTTCAAGATATCGTTCTGAATAATATTCTGCAAGTGTTTCCTGATTGTAACGAGGCTCTGTTAGATGCAATGATTCGTTACTTAAGCGAATCTATTAGAAATTCTGCAATTTTCTCTACCACCCCAGTCGGAATTGGAGATAAATCAGCAGTGCTATGTTTTTCACAGCTCTCATTACATAATTACGAAATCAAGAGAAAGGTGCATCAATTAAAGCAGAAGATCAAAGAAGATAGAAAATATTGGAAGCTGGAATTATTTTGTCATATTCTAATTAATACACTCGACTTCGACAGTGTCGCAATTAATGATTTGGAACTTTACTGCTTCGCCAAATCTGTTGACAGTGATGAAAATCTCCGTAAAATAGCAATTGATTGTACATCGTGTTTGTTGTTGCATTTTCcaagaattgaaaatagcaataaattaaaaatcctaAGGCTGTATTTAAATTTGTTGAAGGATGAAATATCAGACATAAGGGAATTAGCCAGATCTAGCTTTGTAAATTTCTTTGATAGTAATTTTGCCGCTCAGAGCATACCTCCATTTAGTGAGACTctgtattataaaattttagatGAGATTATTATGAATAAAACTAGACATGCTACTTTTTCGATAATGGAgatagtcgatttttttttagattgcTTGACATTCATAAACTGTCCAAAAGATTTCAAAGTGTTGGTTGAAAGTCCATTTGATCATGAAGATCACGCAACGTCTGCAGAGGAAACTAAACTTTTAAATATCATACATTTTAGTATTTCACATATACAGAAGAACCAATCTGTAGATAATTTACATataggtgaaaatattattataacagaCTCTTTTAATGTAATACGGGCCAAAAATGATATTCAAAGTGAGGGTAGTCCAGAATATTCTGATCTGAAAACTATTCTGGATCTTAATTACAGTGATTGCATGATAACT
- the LOC124307318 gene encoding uncharacterized protein LOC124307318 isoform X2: MDMEKVLMELKESKKDGSLQIFRKLITCGTTPICKLKERVPDKQAMWQPVLMELLEILANNRDYGKEQILLIPHAFLVLLYEQYDIDEFKRVLQSYLQLDKNPLHSFNTDYDIQDIDLFKLLITHGYLQVNRKSIYAGEICKLPFEVLYKNCTRYTKYTYLAYKVLYAWLQRASKTDFWEKNDFIFEKKLEIIIFSNWNNSIKEVSKQNSTSIFNQYLRIMNQKYEGFLQFLFKDCLDNISWLNETNSGTRLYNIISTKLGETQWKNAFGYPISHMVRQWESGSQKNDQALHWLCTQWLEPTVKKNPTLLSFLWDLSKNAHNILFRSHLERIFSQTRKLQEAGTVHTLIDHCDEYLRLNSFAIHCQKLICFKNENVENHFFVIKHFLFYNANSNSTFLRRGIIKYFKIFLFNLLKSCTTQQHYNVEVFSIFYWLHRFFLDCFEIGSCYQRKVLGIKLYETILFYMNEREISNELSNDPRHRDELRNGFKMKQQLEKFGEWTFTNKMSLLWLLKLILDPATDVKEISAKIILEHFQKSSLNDSELKIIFDTAIMKCNSSKFYETESGSMLIKILSKWLPFHEITAIKLESMSHERCEFYKSLTMHTKYTEYLLHEAHKQLADIKRDILRAAMQNSPFHGTLTAILNVGFQNDLETELMTPEFAENLLELLEDAVHFLLSLLSSKSSNHDFSSSFAEMGLAIDTTVKDSEISDDYDDTILSPAHQLVITCIWISLKASCELATEIGMLTYSYKTVERSASVITFVLTKCRHKGAIEAAGVAIGHLTRKLVNVKGYSNLPEEWLTNLISGHKNNPNLTRRSAGLAIMFHRIVANDNRHGKPLVHTTIRSLLNLLEGTQEVPGNFQRNSNCTTSKEDKNEVYQDLPRAKHLHFIQRLVSDSDLHAQIVPYLERITMECFKNLHSQVWTVRNASLQLFGAIVPRISGPCNGSQTLDFGNGYSVDHFITHYPELANHVLSELKNAASWDNNLDNTLKSHSATIPSIILLSRMSVGGSDLVDYSSKTYISSVKQNLKLLFRSPIANVRILAAKAYAALVTLPQISWECLKLKQVVQNIHHPNDLHGYMYAIKYVSDKLQMESKSVNPHCSTNKPDTYYRPQHSLQSKINCPADYLSIQHSQNTLSEHTVSKNAAKSLSRISAIKKSWNDLYYGKMKINLCYVVEAMSLVAFENLESYDDIFLFNEIGQDVDPVLKSESNKPGFSEFIATSTRLYVQHVNRTRNIDHEKLVKILKSQCTDQSVTLLDNLKYDVPVQDIVLNNILQVFPDCNEALLDAMIRYLSESIRNSAIFSTTPVGIGDKSAVLCFSQLSLHNYEIKRKVHQLKQKIKEDRKYWKLELFCHILINTLDFDSVAINDLELYCFAKSVDSDENLRKIAIDCTSCLLLHFPRIENSNKLKILRLYLNLLKDEISDIRELARSSFVNFFDSNFAAQSIPPFSETLYYKILDEIIMNKTRHATFSIMEIVDFFLDCLTFINCPKDFKVLVESPFDHEDHATSAEETKLLNIIHFSISHIQKNQSVDNLHIGENIIITDSFNVIRAKNDIQSEGSPEYSDLKTILDLNYSDCMITKRNLVLKSCNSIIESVKS, encoded by the exons aaATTGATAACTTGTGGAACAACTCCAATTTGTAAGCTGAAAGAAAGGGTACCAGATAAACAAGCCATGTGGCAGCCAGTTTTAATGgaattattggaaattttgGCAAATAATCGGGACTACGGCAAAGAGCAAATTTTACTTATCCCTCACGCGTTTTTAGTGCTGCTTTATGAGCAATATGATATTGATGAATTCAAAAGGGTTTTGCAAAGTTATTTGCAGTTGGACAAGAATCCCTTACATTCCTTCAATACAGATTATGACATTCAAGACATAGATTTGTTCAAATTGCTAATTACCCATGGATACTTGCAAGTCAATCGGAAGTCGATTTACGCTGGAGAGATATGTAAATTACCATTCGAAGtgttatataaaaattgtacacgatatacaaaatatacataccTTGCTTACAAGGTATTATACGCATGGCTTCAGAGAGCATCAAAGACTGATTTTTGGGAGAAGAATGATTTTatctttgagaaaaaattagaaatcatCATCTTCTCCAATTGGAATAACTCGATAAAAGAAGTCAGCAAACAAAATTCTACCTCAATCTTCAATCAATATTTAAGAATAATGAACCAAAAGTACGAAGGATTCCTGCAGTTTCTATTTAAAGATTGCCTTGATAATATATCTTGGCTAAATGAGACTAA TTCTGGTACTAGACTGTATAACATAATCTCAACTAAACTTGGTGAAACGCAATGGAAAAACGCTTTTGGATATCCCATCAGCCATATGGTTCGTCAATGGGAATCTGGGTCACA aaaaaatgaTCAAGCTCTTCATTGGCTTTGTACTCAATGGCTTGAGCCTACAGTTAAAAAGAACCCTACGCTCTTATCATTTCTGTGGGATCTGAGCAAAAACGCGCATAATATTCTCTTTCGCTCACATctggaaagaattttttctcaaacacgTAAACTACAAGAAGCTGGAACTGTACACACTTTAATCGATCATTGCGATGAATACTTGAGATTGAACAGCTTTGCAATACACTGCCAAAAGCtcatttgttttaaaaatgagAATGTGGAAAATCATTTCTTCGTCATAAAGCATTTCTTGTTCTATAACGCCAATTCTAATTCAACGTTTTTGAGACGTGGTATcatcaaatattttaaaatttttttgttcaacttaTTGAAATCTTGTACTACTCAGCAACATTACAATGTTGaagtattttctattttttattggTTACACCGATTTTTTCTGGATTGTTTTGAGATCGGTTCGTGTTATCAACGGAAAGTGTTGGGAATAAAGTTAtacgaaacaattttattttatatgaaCGAGAGAGAAATAAGCAATGAATTGAGCAACGATCCTCGACATAGAGATGAGCTGAGAAATGGGTTCAAAATGAAACAACAATTGGAAAAGTTCGGCGAATGGACctttacaaataaaatgagTCTGTTGTGGCTGCTTAAACTGATATTGGACCCTGCAACTGATGTTAAAGAAATTTCTGCCAAAATTATTTTAGAACATTTCCAAAAGAGTTCTTTAAATGATTCTGAGTTAAAG atAATATTTGATACAGCAATAATGAAGTGTAACTCGTCTAAGTTCTATGAAACTGAAAGTGGATCAATGCTTATTAAAATACTTTCAAAGTGGCTTCCATTTCATGAAATAACTGCGATAAAATTAGAATCTATGTCGCATGAACGTTGTGAATTTTACAAGTCGTTAACAATGCACACGAAATACACAGAATATCTTTTACACGAAGCTCATAAGCAACTGGCTGACATAAAACGAGATATTCTAAGAGCTGCAATGCAAAATTCACCTTTTCATGGTACTTTAACGGCGATATTGAATGTTGGCTTCCAAAATGACTTAGAAACAGAGTTGATGACCCCAGAGTTTGCGGAAAACTTATTGGAACTTTTGGAAGATGCTGTGCACTTTTTACTATCGTTACTGTCTTCAAAATCAAGTAACCATG ATTTTTCGTCTTCTTTCGCAGAAATGGGATTAGCAATTGACACAACTGTAAAAGACAGTGAAATTTCTGATGACTATGATGATACCATCCTTTCACCAGCGCATCAATTGGTTATTACTTGCATTTGGATATCGCTGAAG GCATCGTGTGAACTAGCTACCGAAATCGGGATGTTAACGTACTCATACAAGACAGTCGAACGTTCTGCAAGTGTGATTACTTTCGTACTAACGAAATGTCGTCATAAAGGTGCCATCGAAGCTGCCGGTGTAGCAATCGGCCATTTAACTAG AAAATTAGTGAACGTCAAAGGATACAGTAATCTACCAGAAGAATGGCTGACTAATTTAATATCTGGTCATAAGAATAATCCAAATTTAACAAGACGGAGCGCCGGTTTAGCGATAATGTTTCATCGAATTGTCGCAAATGATAATAGGCATGGCAAACCATTGGTACACACTACGATCAGAAGTTTACTAAATTTGTTAGAGGGAACACAGGAGGTTCCaggaaattttcaacgaaactcAAATTGTACTACATCAAAGGAGGATAAAAACGAGGTTTATCAAGACCTACCACGCGCAAAACACTTGCATTTCATTCAGAGACTAGTTTCCGACAGCGATTTGCATGCTCAAATTGTTCCCTACTTGGAGAGAATCACTATGgaatgtttcaaaaatcttcATTCTCAAGTATGGACTGTTCG gAATGCCAGTCTTCAATTATTTGGCGCAATAGTTCCGAGGATATCTGGCCCGTGTAATGGGAGTCAAACGTTAGACTTTGGAAATGGTTACTCAGTGGATCATTTTATCACCCACTATCCAGAGTTGGCAAATCATGTACTATCGGAGTTGAAAAATGCTGCTTCCTGGGACAATAATTTGGACAATACATTGAAGAGTCATTCAGCAACTATACCGAGCATAATTCTTTTGTCTAGAATGTCTGTGGGTGGATCTGACTTGGTAgattattcatcaaaaacataCATTTCTAGTGTGAAGCAGAATCTGAAATTACTGTTCCGTAGTCCGATTGCTAATGTAAGAATCCTAGCAGCTAAAGCTTATGCCGCACTAGTTACATTACCTCAGATAAGTTGGGAATGCCTTAAGTTGAAACAGGTTGTACAAAACATTCATCATCCAAATGATCTTCATGGCTACATGTATGCAATAAAATACGTGAGCGACAAATTGCAGATGGAAAGCAAAAGTGTTAATCCACACTGTAGTACTAACAAGCCTGATACTTATTATCGACCGCAGCATTCTCTACAATCTAAGATAAATTGTCCAGCTGATTATCTCTCAATTCAACATTCGCAAAACACTTTGTCTGAACATACAGTATCAAAAAATGCAGCAAAGAGTTTGTCACGAATTTCTGCAATAAAGAAATCCTGGAATGATCTGTACTatggtaaaatgaaaataaacttaTGCTATGTCGTTGAAGCAATGTCTTTAGTggcatttgaaaatttagaaagttacgatgacatttttttattcaatgaaaTTGGACAAGATGTAGATCCTGTTTTAAAATCAGAAAGCAATAAACCAGGATTTAGTGAATTTATTGCCACATCAACTCGACTCTATGTACAACATGTGAATCGTACTCGTAACATCGACCATGAAAAATTAGTTAAAATTCTCAAATCTCAGTGCACTGATCAGAGCGTGACTCTTTTGGACAACTTGAAATACGACGTACCCGTTCAAGATATCGTTCTGAATAATATTCTGCAAGTGTTTCCTGATTGTAACGAGGCTCTGTTAGATGCAATGATTCGTTACTTAAGCGAATCTATTAGAAATTCTGCAATTTTCTCTACCACCCCAGTCGGAATTGGAGATAAATCAGCAGTGCTATGTTTTTCACAGCTCTCATTACATAATTACGAAATCAAGAGAAAGGTGCATCAATTAAAGCAGAAGATCAAAGAAGATAGAAAATATTGGAAGCTGGAATTATTTTGTCATATTCTAATTAATACACTCGACTTCGACAGTGTCGCAATTAATGATTTGGAACTTTACTGCTTCGCCAAATCTGTTGACAGTGATGAAAATCTCCGTAAAATAGCAATTGATTGTACATCGTGTTTGTTGTTGCATTTTCcaagaattgaaaatagcaataaattaaaaatcctaAGGCTGTATTTAAATTTGTTGAAGGATGAAATATCAGACATAAGGGAATTAGCCAGATCTAGCTTTGTAAATTTCTTTGATAGTAATTTTGCCGCTCAGAGCATACCTCCATTTAGTGAGACTctgtattataaaattttagatGAGATTATTATGAATAAAACTAGACATGCTACTTTTTCGATAATGGAgatagtcgatttttttttagattgcTTGACATTCATAAACTGTCCAAAAGATTTCAAAGTGTTGGTTGAAAGTCCATTTGATCATGAAGATCACGCAACGTCTGCAGAGGAAACTAAACTTTTAAATATCATACATTTTAGTATTTCACATATACAGAAGAACCAATCTGTAGATAATTTACATataggtgaaaatattattataacagaCTCTTTTAATGTAATACGGGCCAAAAATGATATTCAAAGTGAGGGTAGTCCAGAATATTCTGATCTGAAAACTATTCTGGATCTTAATTACAGTGATTGCATGATAACT